A part of Limihaloglobus sulfuriphilus genomic DNA contains:
- a CDS encoding ATP-binding protein, which produces MFKEYKRPIYKEILSRIKEKRKFIQVLTGPRQVGKTTLARQLLKDCGLAFHYASADEPTLQDRSWLSQQWDIARLKISEDKNSSAMLVIDEVQKVSGWSETVKRLWDEDTANDINLKVILSGSSPLLMQKGLTESLAGRFETIYVAHWSFAEMYECFGMTLEDYIYHGGYPGAAELTNNKQRWQQYIADSLIETTISRDILLMTRVDKPALLRRMFHLGCEYSGQILSYQKMVGQLQDAGNTTTLAHYLDLLSGAGLLAGLEKFSGKTHRKRGSSPKLLVLNTVLMSAMSGLSYTEAIHDRQYWGRLTESAVGAHLINSSKGKGIEVYYWLNRNKEVDFVLESGKTVVAIEVKSGKKEYSLPGMEEFSKEFNVKRQLLVGGQGIRIEEFLSSPIEKWVG; this is translated from the coding sequence ATGTTTAAAGAATACAAAAGACCTATTTATAAAGAAATCTTAAGTCGGATAAAGGAAAAACGGAAATTTATTCAAGTCTTGACTGGACCCCGTCAGGTTGGTAAAACAACCCTTGCAAGACAGTTACTCAAAGACTGCGGATTAGCCTTTCATTACGCTTCTGCAGATGAGCCCACCCTTCAAGACCGGTCATGGCTCAGCCAGCAGTGGGATATAGCCAGACTCAAAATTTCAGAAGATAAAAACTCATCTGCCATGCTTGTGATTGATGAAGTTCAAAAAGTTTCAGGCTGGTCAGAAACTGTAAAAAGGCTGTGGGATGAAGACACTGCGAATGACATCAATCTAAAAGTTATTCTTTCTGGTTCATCTCCTCTTCTCATGCAAAAAGGTTTGACTGAAAGCCTTGCCGGCAGATTTGAAACCATATATGTGGCGCATTGGTCCTTTGCTGAAATGTACGAATGCTTTGGTATGACTCTTGAAGATTACATTTATCACGGCGGTTACCCTGGTGCTGCTGAGCTAACAAATAACAAACAGCGATGGCAACAATATATAGCTGATTCACTTATCGAAACCACTATATCGAGAGACATCCTATTGATGACAAGGGTTGACAAGCCGGCGTTACTTAGAAGGATGTTTCATTTGGGATGCGAATATTCCGGACAGATCCTTTCTTATCAGAAAATGGTAGGACAATTACAGGATGCAGGAAATACAACTACACTGGCACATTACCTTGATTTGCTTAGCGGTGCAGGTCTGCTGGCCGGCTTGGAAAAGTTTTCAGGAAAAACTCATCGCAAAAGGGGTTCAAGCCCAAAATTACTTGTATTAAACACCGTTCTAATGTCCGCGATGTCAGGCCTCTCCTACACGGAAGCTATACATGATCGCCAATACTGGGGCAGGCTAACAGAATCAGCAGTTGGTGCTCATTTAATCAATAGTTCTAAAGGAAAAGGCATAGAAGTTTATTATTGGCTAAATCGAAACAAAGAGGTCGATTTTGTCCTTGAATCCGGCAAAACAGTAGTCGCTATCGAGGTCAAAAGTGGCAAGAAAGAATACAGCTTGCCGGGGATGGAGGAATTCTCCAAAGAATTTAATGTAAAACGGCAGCTTCTTGTCGGTGGACAGGGGATTAGGATAGAAGAATTTCTTTCGAGTCCAATCGAAAAATGGGTTGGATAA
- a CDS encoding AGE family epimerase/isomerase, producing MSDYKIDVSNLKKQYEKWLFDDFLPFMDAHIIDHEKGGFMCEADQSGNLLSTNKNSWYNGRGIWVYSFLYNNLTQDGRHLKTAQMAADFLLRRKPSDSNLWSAEFTRDGEPISCEKGVLIGGEYVDVAGQVYGDLFIAEGFAECSKAADNQELWDVAKSIVCKCVRIYDRPDYAPSAPRVYMNSKSDVPGARLLGVWMVLLRVCTQMLRIKHDHQLQNICERCLNAVFDHHYNPRYQLFNEVLNHDFSLPQNEYRNMFYTGHAIEILWMIMDEAKRIRDDQLFERAERCFKFHLETAWDEEYGGFFRCLKDAECNDWILDKAGWLQEEVLIGTLLLMSEKKSQWAQKWFHRTLSYVKEKVSLERYGLPLWNPWAPRDGVFQFNIKRIENYHHPRHLMLNLLEINKISRR from the coding sequence ATGTCTGATTATAAAATCGATGTATCCAACCTGAAGAAACAGTATGAGAAATGGCTGTTTGACGATTTTCTTCCTTTCATGGACGCCCATATCATAGACCATGAAAAAGGCGGCTTTATGTGTGAAGCTGATCAGAGTGGAAATCTGCTCTCAACAAACAAAAACAGTTGGTACAACGGCAGAGGTATATGGGTCTATTCATTCCTGTATAACAATTTAACACAAGACGGCAGGCATTTGAAAACAGCTCAGATGGCAGCTGATTTCCTGCTTCGCAGAAAACCTTCAGATAGCAACCTCTGGTCTGCGGAGTTTACACGGGATGGTGAGCCTATAAGTTGCGAAAAAGGGGTTCTAATCGGCGGCGAGTATGTTGATGTCGCCGGCCAGGTTTACGGTGATTTGTTTATTGCCGAAGGGTTTGCTGAATGTTCCAAAGCAGCGGATAATCAAGAGTTATGGGATGTAGCAAAAAGTATTGTCTGTAAATGTGTACGAATCTATGATCGTCCGGATTACGCTCCGTCTGCACCGAGAGTCTATATGAATTCTAAAAGTGACGTTCCAGGCGCACGGCTGTTAGGAGTTTGGATGGTTCTGCTGCGTGTATGCACCCAGATGCTTAGAATTAAACATGACCACCAGTTACAAAATATATGTGAGAGATGTCTTAACGCTGTTTTTGATCATCATTACAATCCTCGGTACCAGCTGTTCAATGAAGTCCTTAACCATGATTTTTCCCTGCCTCAAAATGAATACAGGAATATGTTTTATACCGGCCATGCTATCGAAATCCTTTGGATGATAATGGACGAGGCAAAGAGAATAAGAGATGATCAACTCTTTGAAAGGGCAGAAAGGTGTTTTAAATTTCACCTTGAAACCGCATGGGACGAAGAATACGGCGGTTTTTTTCGCTGTTTGAAAGATGCCGAATGTAACGACTGGATTCTTGACAAGGCCGGCTGGCTGCAGGAAGAGGTGCTCATCGGTACGCTCTTGTTAATGTCTGAAAAAAAATCACAATGGGCTCAAAAATGGTTTCACAGGACACTTTCTTATGTGAAAGAAAAAGTCTCTTTAGAGAGATACGGTCTGCCACTTTGGAATCCGTGGGCTCCACGTGACGGAGTGTTTCAATTTAACATCAAGCGAATTGAAAATTACCATCATCCTCGGCATTTAATGTTAAATCTTCTAGAGATTAATAAAATCTCAAGGAGATAG
- a CDS encoding sodium:solute symporter family transporter, protein MDNGLYFADYAVITGFFAVMVGIGIYFQGRVKNMGDFFGGGKQVPWWLAGISFYMCSFSALGFVVYSALAYQYGFVAVTIYWLTVPAMLIGAKFMASRWRRIAQTSPLEYIESRYGNKMRQGLVWVGIPTRILDDALKLLAIGTVVAAGMGFPLAPAIIVSGLIMISYTFMGGLWAALVADFIQFVVLLAAVLVLPFLTLKRAGGFQGFIEAAPEGFFSLINTKYTWGYLLVFFFIILLNYTTSWALVQRYYSTSSDKNARKVGYLVAILNFVGPPIFYIPAMTARVFLPEIENSNEVYAIVCKSVLPVGMIGMVIAAMFSATMSMLAGDFNAIASVLTNDIYKRMVSKEASARKLMLFARVNTLIVGLVVIGITIMIRKIQGSDDLFRVMVKIFGLFLPPVAIPMLVGMFSRRISNFGGLLGFSAGIITGLTAFAIGGWYPYLREEQVITSITSLTTVAGLIAGTFLKPDSAQRSEEVDRFVSNAASKTDVATVTEKNDSVKALFPIISIGTFAIGLVLAVSVLFTNISEGKLSIAVGAAMMAVGCVFLLIAKKTKSHNT, encoded by the coding sequence ATGGATAACGGCCTTTACTTCGCTGATTACGCAGTTATAACCGGTTTTTTTGCCGTCATGGTTGGAATCGGGATATACTTTCAGGGAAGAGTAAAAAACATGGGAGACTTTTTCGGCGGCGGCAAACAGGTTCCATGGTGGCTTGCCGGAATCTCTTTCTATATGTGCAGTTTCAGCGCTTTGGGATTTGTTGTTTATTCTGCCCTGGCCTATCAGTACGGGTTCGTCGCTGTTACTATATACTGGCTGACTGTGCCGGCAATGCTGATAGGGGCCAAATTCATGGCTTCCAGGTGGAGGCGGATCGCCCAGACAAGCCCGCTTGAATATATCGAGTCTCGATATGGAAATAAGATGCGGCAGGGATTGGTCTGGGTTGGAATACCAACAAGAATACTCGATGATGCCCTTAAACTTCTTGCGATAGGCACTGTCGTGGCTGCCGGCATGGGATTTCCTTTGGCTCCGGCAATCATTGTATCAGGGCTGATAATGATAAGCTATACATTCATGGGAGGCCTCTGGGCGGCTCTTGTAGCAGACTTTATACAGTTTGTCGTGCTGCTTGCAGCGGTTTTGGTCTTGCCGTTCTTGACGCTCAAGAGGGCCGGCGGCTTTCAGGGGTTTATAGAGGCGGCTCCGGAAGGTTTCTTCAGTCTTATAAACACAAAATACACCTGGGGTTACCTGCTTGTGTTCTTTTTCATAATTCTGCTTAACTATACAACTTCCTGGGCACTCGTTCAAAGGTATTACTCAACAAGCAGCGATAAAAACGCACGCAAGGTCGGTTATCTGGTCGCGATATTGAACTTTGTGGGCCCGCCGATATTCTATATTCCCGCGATGACAGCAAGGGTCTTCCTGCCGGAGATTGAAAACAGCAACGAGGTTTATGCTATAGTCTGCAAGTCTGTTTTGCCTGTTGGTATGATAGGGATGGTTATAGCAGCCATGTTTTCGGCAACAATGTCCATGCTCGCCGGTGATTTCAATGCTATTGCTTCTGTACTTACAAATGATATCTATAAGAGGATGGTCAGCAAAGAGGCTTCAGCCAGGAAACTTATGCTCTTTGCCAGAGTAAATACTCTTATTGTCGGCCTGGTAGTTATCGGCATAACTATAATGATCAGAAAGATTCAGGGTTCTGATGACCTGTTCAGGGTGATGGTCAAGATATTCGGCCTGTTTCTGCCGCCGGTTGCGATTCCTATGCTGGTCGGTATGTTTTCCAGACGAATCTCCAATTTTGGCGGGCTGCTTGGATTTTCTGCAGGGATAATAACAGGATTAACGGCATTCGCGATTGGCGGATGGTATCCATATCTTCGAGAGGAACAGGTTATAACTTCTATTACCTCTTTAACGACTGTTGCCGGTCTTATAGCGGGTACATTTTTAAAACCGGATTCGGCTCAAAGGAGTGAAGAAGTTGACCGTTTCGTAAGCAATGCGGCATCAAAAACTGATGTCGCAACAGTAACTGAGAAAAACGATTCGGTCAAAGCGCTTTTTCCAATAATATCAATAGGAACATTCGCCATCGGCCTTGTTTTGGCGGTATCTGTTCTTTTTACCAATATATCTGAAGGCAAGCTTAGTATAGCTGTTGGCGCCGCTATGATGGCAGTAGGCTGCGTATTTCTGCTGATTGCAAAAAAAACTAAATCGCATAACACTTAA
- a CDS encoding amidohydrolase family protein: protein MIIDAHSHVLMNPRIRYTPEATTFMSAEQQIAVMDKFGIDKAVILPMSNPEILPEYQGLYEVLEICRKYPGRFIPFCNVDPRLTGSLLNVTADHFEFILNQYKAAGCMGLGEISAKIWWDDPRILNLFEACQRVGFPVTFHTSIEASNDYGLMDDVGFPRFEKVLKMFPKLKFFGHSQGFWAEISGEVTKEEKAGYPKGPVAEGGAVVRLMEDYPNLYGDISANSGLNAFLRDTEFAYRFIERFQDRLLFGLDYCSPDNERKHIPWLQAARDESKISSQAYDKIMYRNIAGILNIEI, encoded by the coding sequence ATGATTATTGACGCACACTCGCATGTTTTAATGAACCCCAGAATCCGCTACACTCCGGAGGCGACAACCTTTATGTCGGCTGAGCAGCAGATTGCCGTAATGGATAAATTCGGCATTGACAAGGCCGTTATACTGCCGATGAGCAATCCGGAAATACTGCCGGAGTATCAGGGGCTTTACGAAGTGCTTGAAATATGTAGAAAATATCCCGGCAGATTCATTCCTTTTTGCAATGTAGATCCGCGGCTTACAGGTTCTCTGCTCAATGTGACTGCAGACCACTTTGAGTTTATCCTTAACCAGTACAAAGCTGCCGGCTGTATGGGCCTTGGTGAGATTTCCGCAAAGATATGGTGGGATGACCCGCGTATCCTCAATTTATTTGAGGCGTGCCAAAGGGTTGGATTTCCTGTCACATTTCATACTTCAATCGAGGCTTCAAATGACTATGGTTTGATGGATGATGTAGGATTCCCCCGCTTTGAGAAGGTTTTAAAGATGTTTCCGAAATTGAAGTTCTTCGGCCATTCACAGGGCTTTTGGGCAGAGATCAGCGGGGAAGTTACCAAAGAAGAAAAGGCCGGCTACCCCAAAGGCCCTGTCGCTGAAGGCGGTGCTGTAGTTCGGCTTATGGAAGACTATCCAAATCTCTACGGAGATATTTCTGCCAACAGCGGGCTCAATGCGTTCCTGCGGGATACTGAATTCGCATACAGATTTATAGAAAGGTTTCAGGACAGACTTCTGTTCGGTCTGGATTACTGCTCGCCCGATAACGAGAGAAAACACATCCCCTGGCTCCAGGCTGCAAGGGATGAATCGAAAATCAGTTCTCAGGCTTATGATAAGATTATGTACCGGAATATTGCCGGAATCCTGAATATAGAAATTTAG
- a CDS encoding Gfo/Idh/MocA family protein: protein MSKLQIAIVGAGVIAEFHAKAVKDIPDAQLAAICDIDSEKADKLASQYGCAAFDGLENMLKSVDVDILTIATPSGLHRDPAITAAQYGIHTIIEKPLEVTVERINEIIDAHNKAGTKLGCIFQTRYSESLDPLRDAIKRQRFGRITFAGVYVPWWRSDDYYKDSWHGTWKLDGGGALMNQAIHMIDTLCELMPDIESVNAFTARVGHPDIEAEDSAAAALKFKNGALGVIHGSTACYPGQPKRLEIMGTEGTAVYLEDSYTVFEFKNSEPGDQQVLEKYANMDYKSGFSDPKAIAHTLHTKCFEDFIESIRTGTEFKISGPEASKSVKLIESIYKSAREGRTVSL, encoded by the coding sequence ATGAGCAAACTACAAATAGCCATAGTCGGAGCCGGCGTAATAGCTGAGTTTCATGCAAAAGCCGTCAAGGACATACCGGATGCACAGCTTGCTGCAATATGCGATATTGATTCGGAAAAAGCGGATAAATTAGCATCCCAGTACGGCTGCGCCGCTTTTGATGGTCTTGAAAACATGCTCAAAAGCGTTGATGTAGATATCTTAACCATCGCAACACCTTCCGGTCTGCACAGGGATCCTGCAATTACGGCAGCTCAATATGGGATACATACTATTATTGAGAAGCCCCTGGAAGTTACTGTTGAGAGGATAAATGAGATAATTGATGCTCATAACAAAGCCGGAACAAAGCTGGGCTGCATATTTCAGACAAGATATTCAGAGTCGCTTGATCCGCTCAGAGACGCTATCAAACGTCAGCGCTTCGGCAGGATAACCTTTGCGGGAGTTTATGTTCCATGGTGGAGGTCTGACGATTATTATAAAGATTCCTGGCACGGCACATGGAAGCTCGACGGCGGCGGTGCCTTGATGAATCAGGCTATTCATATGATAGATACACTTTGCGAACTTATGCCGGACATTGAATCCGTCAATGCGTTTACCGCCAGGGTAGGCCATCCAGATATCGAGGCAGAGGATTCTGCCGCGGCGGCACTGAAATTCAAAAATGGTGCGCTGGGTGTAATTCACGGTTCAACCGCCTGTTACCCCGGTCAGCCCAAACGTCTGGAAATCATGGGCACAGAGGGAACGGCCGTCTATCTTGAAGACAGCTACACAGTATTTGAATTTAAAAACAGCGAGCCGGGAGACCAGCAGGTTCTTGAAAAGTACGCAAATATGGACTATAAAAGCGGGTTTTCAGACCCAAAGGCGATAGCCCATACTCTCCATACAAAATGTTTTGAGGATTTCATAGAATCTATACGGACTGGAACCGAATTCAAGATCAGCGGCCCTGAGGCCTCCAAATCCGTTAAGCTCATAGAGTCGATTTATAAGTCAGCCAGAGAAGGACGAACAGTCAGTCTCTAA